One genomic window of Medicago truncatula cultivar Jemalong A17 chromosome 1, MtrunA17r5.0-ANR, whole genome shotgun sequence includes the following:
- the LOC25482141 gene encoding uncharacterized protein, translating into MASPYEVEVKLLSAKNLKNVNWRYGPNLPYAVVWVDPAQKRSTNVDKSGDTQPNWNEKLITTMPPSTTIKNCFVFIDVLHLESNNKPPLIIGSSQLPLDGIKIDDLSGVSRTLKLKRPSGRPQGTVDIKVIIKNLAYHAPYGVPHPYGSPYGAPPAPGASLSVTYGNPYNVAPPLPAGYGYPVAAPTYVAASRPPVGYPASAPYAYGQSIQQGTSQGESEKGSQFGLGTGLAVGAGAGLAVGVVVGGIGALALGKDEEAEKVEKDSYYEHEVYHHEVESDAYYEHVEEASHVEEASNVEEANAYYEEYATEVEEANAYYEEYAPEVEEESYVEEANAYYEEY; encoded by the coding sequence ATGGCGTCACCTTATGAGGTTGAAGTGAAGCTTTTATCTGCCAAAAACCTTAAGAATGTGAATTGGCGGTACGGTCCTAACCTCCCATACGCTGTTGTTTGGGTCGATCCAGCACAAAAACGTTCCACCAACGTTGACAAATCTGGTGACACTCAACCCAACTGGAATGAAAAACTCATCACCACTATGCCACCATCGACAACCATCAAAAATTGTTTCGTCTTCATCGATGTTCTCCACTTAGAGTCGAATAACAAGCCGCCACTCATTATCGGCTCATCTCAACTTCCACTTGatggaatcaaaattgatgACTTATCAGGCGTCAGCCGTACTTTGAAGCTGAAGCGTCCTTCTGGACGCCCACAAGGCACGGTTGACATTAAAGTCATCATAAAAAATTTAGCCTATCATGCACCTTATGGTGTTCCTCATCCTTATGGGAGTCCATATGGTGCTCCACCTGCACCTGGTGCAAGTTTGTCAGTAACGTATGGGAATCCATACAATGTTGCTCCACCTCTGCCTGCAGGCTACGGCTACCCTGTAGCCGCACCCACGTATGTTGCTGCCTCACGTCCTCCTGTAGGTTACCCCGCATCTGCCCCATATGCCTATGGTCAAAGCATTCAACAAGGCACGTCGCAAGGTGAATCAGAGAAAGGTAGCCAATTTGGGTTGGGAACAGGTTTGGCCGTGGGTGCTGGAGCAGGTTTGGCTGTGGGAGTTGTTGTGGGTGGAATTGGTGCACTTGCATTAGGGAAGGATGAGGAAGCTGAGAAAGTGGAGAAGGATTCGTACTATGAGCATGAAGTGTACCATCATGAAGTTGAGAGTGATGCCTACTATGAGCATGTTGAGGAGGCATCTCATGTCGAGGAGGCATCCAATGTTGAGGAGGCGAATGCATACTATGAAGAGTATGCAACTGAGGTTGAGGAGGCAAATGCATACTATGAAGAGTACGCACCTGAGGTTGAGGAGGAATCCTATGTTGAGGAGGCAAATGCATATTATGAAGAGTACTAA